GCACAGTGCCTTGAAAGAACGCCGCGACGCCCTTCAAGAAAAGTtgaaggaaaagacagaagaatTGAGACTCCTTTGTTTAAGGGAAGGGGAATTGACAGGGGAGTTGCCTCCTGAATATCCAATAACTCCTGGCCAACCACCACCAACTGTACGCAAGAGAGTTGGCACATCATTTACTCTCAGTGAAAATCTCATAAACAAGATTATTAACAAACAGGTAAAGGCTCAAATATATTGGTCTTTATTATATCCTATATGTTTTCCATGTTGGTTGAACTAGAAGATTAATGTTTAATGGGTATCTAGAAAGACACTGTAGCTTTAAAGAATTAATATTTTGCTGATCAAGTCTCTGATATTTTGTCAGTCTAATTCATGTATGAAAAATGTGTGCAAAAAGATATTATATGAAGGAAGAAAATAACCACCAAATTGTCTTTTTCAGGAGGAGACTGTAGCTGCTTTAGAACTTGAATATGAAATTCAGGGAAAAATAACTAGTGCTGCCCTAAGATTAGCAAACGAAACCTCTGCAAGAAAAGGAGTCAGAAAGCAGAGAAAGCTCTCCTACCAGCAGTCTACCCAGAGATTAAAAGACCTTGAACAGAAGCTAAAAGCAGCAAGGGCCAAACAAACAGCAACAGCTAACAGTATgccaaagcaaaagaagaagcctCGTCCTGTATCAGACAGTGAAGGTATGgaagtttctctctcttacaAGCAGAAAGTTGTTGTGTGATACAAAGAATCAGTAACTATTATCTACAAATGTCTGATAGTATCATGAATTAGTATTAACAAATACCTGGTAGTACCAATAACTAGCATTTTCAGATGTTTACTACTATTTACAATattagggtaaaaaaaaagattacttaCTTTGGATATTTTAATATTGTCCCAAAATTTTCAGGTGTGGGCGGGTACGATGAAAATACGAATCCGAATAACACGACAGTAAGCAGCAGTCAAGAATCGCCTCGAGATCATTTACGAGACTCCCACCGAGAACCAACCATAACTGAGGGTGTCAGTCTGTCACCAGCACTGTCCCCTCACCCTCCAGTCTCCCCAAGGTCACCCTTACCACCATCTACCCCAGTCAGAGCAAGGGCACGGAGGGACCTCTCACCAGGGGGTCACAGTATATCATCTGGAGGTGTCCACTCTGCTCCAACCAGTCCTCACAAACAGCCAAATGCAAGCTCAAGATCAGCTAGTCCCAACAGACCTAATAGGTATGCGTCTAGGTGAAATGGTAGTCATCATAAAAGAGTAATGATACTTTTCATCGATAAAAATGTGATGACATTGTTCATGTTTCCAGAAGTAATGGAAatatttgttttgaaaaaatggaaaaaagcaaTATTCTTGTTACTGAGAGCTACTGTTCTACTTTCAGTGGATACATCCCTAGTTCTGTGTACACTAGAAGTCAGTACCGCAGTCAGCAGTACCCAACCCTCTCCACGCGCTCCCAGTCAGTCCCGGCGGATGAGGGTCGGGTGCCACACCCAAGGACCACCAATGGAGCTTATCCTGTGCCCGATCCAGGCATTGTTCTTGCTGAAACACCCGGAGGTCTCTACAACATACCCCAACAACGCACTTCCCTTGCTTGTCATAGTCTGGATGACCTGGGAACCCCAACccatatcagcaataataataataataataatacaccccAACAGtcccaccataaccaccaccaccaaccctacAGACCGAGAAATGACTCCCAGGATAGGTGCGGATGATACATTGTTCTCTTTATGTAGCATGAAagttttgttatatatgttgtACTTCCTTTAGACAAAGCAGACCATTCCTTGCATATCACTATATGTCTTTGTTTTTACATAACGCATGAAAGTTTCTCATAAGTGTCTTTATTATTAGACTATATTTAGATGTTTTAATTTTGCcaattttacaatatattttcttACTTGTGTTTGGCATCTATGAACTTTTGAAAGttgttaattattttaatatttttcaaatattttttaattttaaaattatttccaAGAAATCTTGTGTCATTGTGTTTGCATATTGACATGGACCAAAGAATTACTAAGGTCTATAATGAAGCTTACAGTAATAATAGTCAAATTATCCCAGGAAATAAAATCctgtataaaaatgacaatgtatGTGATATTCcacaaaatattttataaaaaagaatataataaaatataaagacagaTCTTAACAATGGATGATTGTTTTTACCATGCCATTTCAGTCCTAAATTCAAATTATGTAAATCTTTGTTTACAGAAGTAGCAAATGAACATTAAGCTTGCATGTTGAATTTTAATGCTTATCAGTAAAGATGCTTTATAACAAAGGCACAGGATTTCTTCATATTTGGTAGAttgaataaattttattttacatttttaaatatatccTGGTGATGCCCCAAAAAAGTTTAAGATTTAATCTTGAAATTAAAGCAATTCTTTTTTGGGACTAATCTAGAGATAGTGCATGATGGTTGTTTCTAAATCATCAGAACTCCTGCACAGCCATTGCTTTAGTAGTTTATCAGAGTTGGCAGCTTTtattgtttcagagggatgaacaGAATCAAAGGACATGGCTTCATCTCCTTGACATAACAAAGAACATGTTGTCAAGTTCTTTGATTTGTTCACATTCTGCCCTTCCATACTAATGAAAATGTCAAACTGGTATCTACATAAAGCAAAGCTTTCCATGTGGTTATATATTTAGTTCAGCTATTGCGCACTTCACCCTGCATGACCAAAGGTCCACTCCTCAGGTACGGCAGTTTGGACCGACGGCGCGCCAACAACGGGCGGCTGGAGTCACGCAGCATGGAACACCTCGATTCTCTGCCCTCCCCCAGTATTCCCCAGCAGTCTTCCCAACATACCTCACACCACAATCACCAACACACACTGTCACCAAATGTCTTACATCCCAGCCATGCAGCGTCctacccacaccacccacactacCACAATCACCAATTCCAATTGCCAGAACACCACCAGGAAGCCATGGACACTACAAGTGATTCCCATCCAAACACAGCAAACTGTAGCTTTGACACCATCTCAAGTGAACgatcaggaggaggtggaggaggaggaggagatgatgatgcaGTGGACGGAGCAGCCCTCTATAGAACCCAAGGAGGACTCCAAGGAAGCTCCCAAAATTACCGCCACCGTAGTCAGAGTGGTCCTGGCATGCCTGCACCATCTTCTCAGCTCCATCGTGGGACAGGTCATGGTGCCGTTCAGAGGTCTCAGAGTGGCACAGTTCACAGATTGGTAAGGACTTCTAGTGGAAGAAGTTACATGGAAACTACATTTGTTTCAGAGCCAAATCACAATCAAGAAAATATTCCTCCACTTCGTCCATCCTCAGAGTTGTTGCCTTTGCGACCAACAAGTAGCATGCACCATGATGGCCACCCTCCCCTTCGACCCACCACTACCTCCAACACTGGAGAGATCTTACCTTTGAGACCTACTGTATCAGATCTCCCACCATTAAGAACCACCAAATCCAGCAGTGAACTACCTCCTCTTAGAGCAACATGCCCAAAGATGGAGCCTCCTTACAGTCACAATTCCTCCATGAACACATCAATGTCATCAATGGCATCAATGGCTGAAGAACCATTAATGTCACTTGCAGAAGCTgctagaatgaaaaaagaaagaggtaaagagtggTATGAGACCTCTCTAGATTCTCCAGCTTCTAGCAGAAGGGCTAAAAAGAGCATGAGCATGATGGAGATGAATGATTCTTGCCAGAGTAATGGTACTGTCAATGCAAGCCAATCTAATTTAAATGTGAGTGGTAGTAGCGTTGGCAGTACAGGAAGTAGTAATGGAAGTGTATTCCCATCCCGTTCGGATTCTGCAGACACTTCCCAAACATCTGTTCCATATGATTCACCACGTAATCATATGATAATCTCGGCAGGCTCCTTCCAGCCTTCTCGTGAAGTCACAAAACCATTTGAAATGTCTGATTTTTACAAGTATAGTACAAAGTATAGGCGTCAAAGTTCCAGTAATTTAGTAGGCATGAACAGTAGCAGTACAGGAACAACAAGTGGTTCTGTTAGTAGTGTGAGTAGTGGAGGGGACACCCCACTCTCTCCAGTCCTGCCTCCAAGAGCACAAGTGCTTGTAAGTAACAGTAAACTGCTTCCTCCATCACCTAATTTAGTTGCTCATCACTCATCTCCAGCACCACAGCAAAAGGGTGTATACCAACCACTTACACCACTTACTTGCCAGCCTCTTGGAGTAATGAAAGGGTCTCCAGCTCCTGGTGAACCAGAGGATCCTGTTGGTGGTGCATGGGAAGCTACGCCTTTACATCAAGCTGTTCCTGCAACAGTAACAAACAAAAGGTCTGCCACATTGGTTTGATAGTGTGTAATACCTCCAAAATCGTTTTAACAGTCTACAGTAA
This genomic interval from Penaeus chinensis breed Huanghai No. 1 chromosome 11, ASM1920278v2, whole genome shotgun sequence contains the following:
- the LOC125030529 gene encoding FERM domain-containing protein 4A-like isoform X5 encodes the protein MSRERIERRKLWLQVSGLRLSMSVGVRVEVVLLDERRLQVGVGPRLLTQELLAMVASHFTLKEHQYFSLAVIDNTGHYQWLTHDRRVVDHDVVRALNGAPVTMYFLVKFYIESVLQLQSPQTVELFYQQAKNLVFKGQLELESDTAFRLAALALQATYGDFTHETSTHSHLKKAQVLPASVIRDHPSLQYCEERVAEEHKQLIGHTRGHAILQYMSVVERVPTYGVHYYEVRDRSNLPWYLGISYRGIAQYDYLDKRKPRRVFLWKQLENLYFRERKFSIEVHDPKRVSVSRRTFGPGNVSVYVWFAETQALCKAIWSMAIAQHQFYLDCKTSRNEVSGVREFPELAVELSRSCVSLSTHSSSSNLSRSGSHSSLVNNSLAEDSASTESLHQARMEMHSALKERRDALQEKLKEKTEELRLLCLREGELTGELPPEYPITPGQPPPTVRKRVGTSFTLSENLINKIINKQEETVAALELEYEIQGKITSAALRLANETSARKGVRKQRKLSYQQSTQRLKDLEQKLKAARAKQTATANSMPKQKKKPRPVSDSEGVGGYDENTNPNNTTVSSSQESPRDHLRDSHREPTITEGVSLSPALSPHPPVSPRSPLPPSTPVRARARRDLSPGGHSISSGGVHSAPTSPHKQPNASSRSASPNRPNSGYIPSSVYTRSQYRSQQYPTLSTRSQSVPADEGRVPHPRTTNGAYPVPDPGIVLAETPGGLYNIPQQRTSLACHSLDDLGTPTHISNNNNNNNTPQQSHHNHHHQPYRPRNDSQDRYGSLDRRRANNGRLESRSMEHLDSLPSPSIPQQSSQHTSHHNHQHTLSPNVLHPSHAASYPHHPHYHNHQFQLPEHHQEAMDTTSDSHPNTANCSFDTISSERSGGGGGGGGDDDAVDGAALYRTQGGLQGSSQNYRHRSQSGPGMPAPSSQLHRGTGHGAVQRSQSGTVHRLVRTSSGRSYMETTFVSEPNHNQENIPPLRPSSELLPLRPTSSMHHDGHPPLRPTTTSNTGEILPLRPTVSDLPPLRTTKSSSELPPLRATCPKMEPPYSHNSSMNTSMSSMASMAEEPLMSLAEAARMKKERGKEWYETSLDSPASSRRAKKSMSMMEMNDSCQSNGTVNASQSNLNVSGSSVGSTGSSNGSVFPSRSDSADTSQTSVPYDSPRNHMIISAGSFQPSREVTKPFEMSDFYKYSTKYRRQSSSNLVGMNSSSTGTTSGSVSSVSSGGDTPLSPVLPPRAQVLVSNSKLLPPSPNLVAHHSSPAPQQKGVYQPLTPLTCQPLGVMKGSPAPGEPEDPVGGAWEATPLHQAVPATVTNKRSATLV
- the LOC125030529 gene encoding FERM domain-containing protein 4A-like isoform X3, whose amino-acid sequence is MRFRRKHKKMSVGVRVEVVLLDERRLQVGVGPRLLTQELLAMVASHFTLKEHQYFSLAVIDNTGHYQWLTHDRRVVDHDVVRALNGAPVTMYFLVKFYIESVLQLQSPQTVELFYQQAKNLVFKGQLELESDTAFRLAALALQATYGDFTHETSTHSHLKKAQVLPASVIRDHPSLQYCEERVAEEHKQLIGHTRGHAILQYMSVVERVPTYGVHYYEVRDRSNLPWYLGISYRGIAQYDYLDKRKPRRVFLWKQLENLYFRERKFSIEVHDPKRVVHTLSSFNLYEDAIEDSRDNHDDLLAAITEATTQVSVSRRTFGPGNVSVYVWFAETQALCKAIWSMAIAQHQFYLDCKTSRNEVSGVREFPELAVELSRSCVSLSTHSSSSNLSRSGSHSSLVNNSLAEDSASTESLHQARMEMHSALKERRDALQEKLKEKTEELRLLCLREGELTGELPPEYPITPGQPPPTVRKRVGTSFTLSENLINKIINKQEETVAALELEYEIQGKITSAALRLANETSARKGVRKQRKLSYQQSTQRLKDLEQKLKAARAKQTATANSMPKQKKKPRPVSDSEGVGGYDENTNPNNTTVSSSQESPRDHLRDSHREPTITEGVSLSPALSPHPPVSPRSPLPPSTPVRARARRDLSPGGHSISSGGVHSAPTSPHKQPNASSRSASPNRPNSGYIPSSVYTRSQYRSQQYPTLSTRSQSVPADEGRVPHPRTTNGAYPVPDPGIVLAETPGGLYNIPQQRTSLACHSLDDLGTPTHISNNNNNNNTPQQSHHNHHHQPYRPRNDSQDRYGSLDRRRANNGRLESRSMEHLDSLPSPSIPQQSSQHTSHHNHQHTLSPNVLHPSHAASYPHHPHYHNHQFQLPEHHQEAMDTTSDSHPNTANCSFDTISSERSGGGGGGGGDDDAVDGAALYRTQGGLQGSSQNYRHRSQSGPGMPAPSSQLHRGTGHGAVQRSQSGTVHRLVRTSSGRSYMETTFVSEPNHNQENIPPLRPSSELLPLRPTSSMHHDGHPPLRPTTTSNTGEILPLRPTVSDLPPLRTTKSSSELPPLRATCPKMEPPYSHNSSMNTSMSSMASMAEEPLMSLAEAARMKKERGKEWYETSLDSPASSRRAKKSMSMMEMNDSCQSNGTVNASQSNLNVSGSSVGSTGSSNGSVFPSRSDSADTSQTSVPYDSPRNHMIISAGSFQPSREVTKPFEMSDFYKYSTKYRRQSSSNLVGMNSSSTGTTSGSVSSVSSGGDTPLSPVLPPRAQVLVSNSKLLPPSPNLVAHHSSPAPQQKGVYQPLTPLTCQPLGVMKGSPAPGEPEDPVGGAWEATPLHQAVPATVTNKRSATLV
- the LOC125030529 gene encoding FERM domain-containing protein 4A-like isoform X4, translated to MEDESQMSVGVRVEVVLLDERRLQVGVGPRLLTQELLAMVASHFTLKEHQYFSLAVIDNTGHYQWLTHDRRVVDHDVVRALNGAPVTMYFLVKFYIESVLQLQSPQTVELFYQQAKNLVFKGQLELESDTAFRLAALALQATYGDFTHETSTHSHLKKAQVLPASVIRDHPSLQYCEERVAEEHKQLIGHTRGHAILQYMSVVERVPTYGVHYYEVRDRSNLPWYLGISYRGIAQYDYLDKRKPRRVFLWKQLENLYFRERKFSIEVHDPKRVVHTLSSFNLYEDAIEDSRDNHDDLLAAITEATTQVSVSRRTFGPGNVSVYVWFAETQALCKAIWSMAIAQHQFYLDCKTSRNEVSGVREFPELAVELSRSCVSLSTHSSSSNLSRSGSHSSLVNNSLAEDSASTESLHQARMEMHSALKERRDALQEKLKEKTEELRLLCLREGELTGELPPEYPITPGQPPPTVRKRVGTSFTLSENLINKIINKQEETVAALELEYEIQGKITSAALRLANETSARKGVRKQRKLSYQQSTQRLKDLEQKLKAARAKQTATANSMPKQKKKPRPVSDSEGVGGYDENTNPNNTTVSSSQESPRDHLRDSHREPTITEGVSLSPALSPHPPVSPRSPLPPSTPVRARARRDLSPGGHSISSGGVHSAPTSPHKQPNASSRSASPNRPNSGYIPSSVYTRSQYRSQQYPTLSTRSQSVPADEGRVPHPRTTNGAYPVPDPGIVLAETPGGLYNIPQQRTSLACHSLDDLGTPTHISNNNNNNNTPQQSHHNHHHQPYRPRNDSQDRYGSLDRRRANNGRLESRSMEHLDSLPSPSIPQQSSQHTSHHNHQHTLSPNVLHPSHAASYPHHPHYHNHQFQLPEHHQEAMDTTSDSHPNTANCSFDTISSERSGGGGGGGGDDDAVDGAALYRTQGGLQGSSQNYRHRSQSGPGMPAPSSQLHRGTGHGAVQRSQSGTVHRLVRTSSGRSYMETTFVSEPNHNQENIPPLRPSSELLPLRPTSSMHHDGHPPLRPTTTSNTGEILPLRPTVSDLPPLRTTKSSSELPPLRATCPKMEPPYSHNSSMNTSMSSMASMAEEPLMSLAEAARMKKERGKEWYETSLDSPASSRRAKKSMSMMEMNDSCQSNGTVNASQSNLNVSGSSVGSTGSSNGSVFPSRSDSADTSQTSVPYDSPRNHMIISAGSFQPSREVTKPFEMSDFYKYSTKYRRQSSSNLVGMNSSSTGTTSGSVSSVSSGGDTPLSPVLPPRAQVLVSNSKLLPPSPNLVAHHSSPAPQQKGVYQPLTPLTCQPLGVMKGSPAPGEPEDPVGGAWEATPLHQAVPATVTNKRSATLV
- the LOC125030529 gene encoding FERM domain-containing protein 4A-like isoform X2, translated to MSRERIERRKLWLQMSVGVRVEVVLLDERRLQVGVGPRLLTQELLAMVASHFTLKEHQYFSLAVIDNTGHYQWLTHDRRVVDHDVVRALNGAPVTMYFLVKFYIESVLQLQSPQTVELFYQQAKNLVFKGQLELESDTAFRLAALALQATYGDFTHETSTHSHLKKAQVLPASVIRDHPSLQYCEERVAEEHKQLIGHTRGHAILQYMSVVERVPTYGVHYYEVRDRSNLPWYLGISYRGIAQYDYLDKRKPRRVFLWKQLENLYFRERKFSIEVHDPKRVVHTLSSFNLYEDAIEDSRDNHDDLLAAITEATTQVSVSRRTFGPGNVSVYVWFAETQALCKAIWSMAIAQHQFYLDCKTSRNEVSGVREFPELAVELSRSCVSLSTHSSSSNLSRSGSHSSLVNNSLAEDSASTESLHQARMEMHSALKERRDALQEKLKEKTEELRLLCLREGELTGELPPEYPITPGQPPPTVRKRVGTSFTLSENLINKIINKQEETVAALELEYEIQGKITSAALRLANETSARKGVRKQRKLSYQQSTQRLKDLEQKLKAARAKQTATANSMPKQKKKPRPVSDSEGVGGYDENTNPNNTTVSSSQESPRDHLRDSHREPTITEGVSLSPALSPHPPVSPRSPLPPSTPVRARARRDLSPGGHSISSGGVHSAPTSPHKQPNASSRSASPNRPNSGYIPSSVYTRSQYRSQQYPTLSTRSQSVPADEGRVPHPRTTNGAYPVPDPGIVLAETPGGLYNIPQQRTSLACHSLDDLGTPTHISNNNNNNNTPQQSHHNHHHQPYRPRNDSQDRYGSLDRRRANNGRLESRSMEHLDSLPSPSIPQQSSQHTSHHNHQHTLSPNVLHPSHAASYPHHPHYHNHQFQLPEHHQEAMDTTSDSHPNTANCSFDTISSERSGGGGGGGGDDDAVDGAALYRTQGGLQGSSQNYRHRSQSGPGMPAPSSQLHRGTGHGAVQRSQSGTVHRLVRTSSGRSYMETTFVSEPNHNQENIPPLRPSSELLPLRPTSSMHHDGHPPLRPTTTSNTGEILPLRPTVSDLPPLRTTKSSSELPPLRATCPKMEPPYSHNSSMNTSMSSMASMAEEPLMSLAEAARMKKERGKEWYETSLDSPASSRRAKKSMSMMEMNDSCQSNGTVNASQSNLNVSGSSVGSTGSSNGSVFPSRSDSADTSQTSVPYDSPRNHMIISAGSFQPSREVTKPFEMSDFYKYSTKYRRQSSSNLVGMNSSSTGTTSGSVSSVSSGGDTPLSPVLPPRAQVLVSNSKLLPPSPNLVAHHSSPAPQQKGVYQPLTPLTCQPLGVMKGSPAPGEPEDPVGGAWEATPLHQAVPATVTNKRSATLV
- the LOC125030529 gene encoding FERM domain-containing protein 4A-like isoform X1, which codes for MSRERIERRKLWLQVSGLRLSMSVGVRVEVVLLDERRLQVGVGPRLLTQELLAMVASHFTLKEHQYFSLAVIDNTGHYQWLTHDRRVVDHDVVRALNGAPVTMYFLVKFYIESVLQLQSPQTVELFYQQAKNLVFKGQLELESDTAFRLAALALQATYGDFTHETSTHSHLKKAQVLPASVIRDHPSLQYCEERVAEEHKQLIGHTRGHAILQYMSVVERVPTYGVHYYEVRDRSNLPWYLGISYRGIAQYDYLDKRKPRRVFLWKQLENLYFRERKFSIEVHDPKRVVHTLSSFNLYEDAIEDSRDNHDDLLAAITEATTQVSVSRRTFGPGNVSVYVWFAETQALCKAIWSMAIAQHQFYLDCKTSRNEVSGVREFPELAVELSRSCVSLSTHSSSSNLSRSGSHSSLVNNSLAEDSASTESLHQARMEMHSALKERRDALQEKLKEKTEELRLLCLREGELTGELPPEYPITPGQPPPTVRKRVGTSFTLSENLINKIINKQEETVAALELEYEIQGKITSAALRLANETSARKGVRKQRKLSYQQSTQRLKDLEQKLKAARAKQTATANSMPKQKKKPRPVSDSEGVGGYDENTNPNNTTVSSSQESPRDHLRDSHREPTITEGVSLSPALSPHPPVSPRSPLPPSTPVRARARRDLSPGGHSISSGGVHSAPTSPHKQPNASSRSASPNRPNSGYIPSSVYTRSQYRSQQYPTLSTRSQSVPADEGRVPHPRTTNGAYPVPDPGIVLAETPGGLYNIPQQRTSLACHSLDDLGTPTHISNNNNNNNTPQQSHHNHHHQPYRPRNDSQDRYGSLDRRRANNGRLESRSMEHLDSLPSPSIPQQSSQHTSHHNHQHTLSPNVLHPSHAASYPHHPHYHNHQFQLPEHHQEAMDTTSDSHPNTANCSFDTISSERSGGGGGGGGDDDAVDGAALYRTQGGLQGSSQNYRHRSQSGPGMPAPSSQLHRGTGHGAVQRSQSGTVHRLVRTSSGRSYMETTFVSEPNHNQENIPPLRPSSELLPLRPTSSMHHDGHPPLRPTTTSNTGEILPLRPTVSDLPPLRTTKSSSELPPLRATCPKMEPPYSHNSSMNTSMSSMASMAEEPLMSLAEAARMKKERGKEWYETSLDSPASSRRAKKSMSMMEMNDSCQSNGTVNASQSNLNVSGSSVGSTGSSNGSVFPSRSDSADTSQTSVPYDSPRNHMIISAGSFQPSREVTKPFEMSDFYKYSTKYRRQSSSNLVGMNSSSTGTTSGSVSSVSSGGDTPLSPVLPPRAQVLVSNSKLLPPSPNLVAHHSSPAPQQKGVYQPLTPLTCQPLGVMKGSPAPGEPEDPVGGAWEATPLHQAVPATVTNKRSATLV